A single genomic interval of Lathyrus oleraceus cultivar Zhongwan6 chromosome 7, CAAS_Psat_ZW6_1.0, whole genome shotgun sequence harbors:
- the LOC127108434 gene encoding SCAR-like protein 2 isoform X1 produces MPLVRLQVRNEFGLGVPELYRDVNREDPKAVLDGVAVAGLVGILRQLGDLADFAAEVFHGLQEQVMTTASRSHRLMIRVQNIEASLPPLEKAVLAQTSHIHFAYTAGCEWHPRIKTARNHFIYNDLPPFIMDSYEECRDPPRMHLLDKFDTGGPGSCFRRYSDPTFFKRVSAVSEERYSEKTEKARKSRKSKKRRASRRNSELLRGEQMHGNSGRMQFISPSINGRSSSQTASTIDMTMKSDLEDRSNSFDSKSGAGYIECVFHPSNSIQADELDCEEPSSSKLTQKTETLKSVSPPMDDNISHDSLEKQVASSSSGVTWDEKEEILESNSQACETDKTPERLVEKQNSDRHVNEAVSVANISYNDILFNEERNLKPVFREIQTGDIDSEPDNDNFMDALNSIESESEVDFDYETKREVQRVASHATCEMVENGGTQTPSNLFDNDIPDSLQENPPLMSESHASNLGSATMPNILDIEKVTRDTVYSNNEAINDLPDSPQEIPPLMSESHASNLGSATMPNILDIEKVTRDTVYSNNEAINDLPDSPQEIPHLTSEPRASDLDSASPSDDPYSKETFGNFPDMLPEIPHFISEPHESNLGCVSPSDVSASKQISKSEACSHSSASPILERDPHTSDNFALDHLVGTHTSIDSSTVNDTVSAPISTDTSFSGSKLSDEKTGKVNNIFKYEDTHKESFSDNSVRFWTNGGLLGLEPSKPPDFTMSSSLNQGSLMSNNEMNGGSLGNSMQKSNGSTYKEGQESSEKVTQQTLKESSSRYDDQACTSENTSRGSQQSNGHTKRNILAERNVSASGTVLSAAADTKDCAETDQRNGENSSQVFGLGHRLLIKSFNRKVSFDEKSGPYGSLKSVILEQSEQNGIVRQLHPETTFKEKVSFRYPIDSLPPSPPLEHMKISFQPLSGLETSKLKLQFPDGSNHHESITDMFPSFQLVPESSIPMDDSGSHSDGDDTFCRSSPCASYDCHTPRSDYDSDQWESDETPESSDHGGIHDSPHRSSSTESILSTKEHDRMSNNDTDVKDDHTNRVESSLSGPLLDFPCFENVNPVVENESNQQHEHSNDVMSHSYAEPTRPPPPPPPVPPTQWRVTKPQSDKSNEIQNSISDDAERIKAQSLPESNIFEQPKHTEVEQIQHNQDGHESYDTVIHKLKEKLGPPKLNSQKEVNQLRMGHETDEREDFLYQIRTKSFNLRPTVTGKSNTSTGPTANVQVTAILEKANAIRQVVTSDEGEDDDDTWSDT; encoded by the exons ATGCCTCTGGTGAGGTTGCAGGTGAGAAATGAGTTTGGTTTGGGGGTGCCTGAACTCTATAGAGATGTTAATAGAGAAGACCCTAAAGCTGTTCTTGATGGTGTTGCTGTTGCTGGACTTGTTGGGATCTTGAGACAGCTTGGTGATCTTGCTGA TTTTGCAGCAGAGGTTTTTCATGGTCTGCAGGAGCAAGTGATGACAACGGCTTCTAGGAGTCATAGATTGATGATTCGTGTTCAAAACATTGAAGCTTCCCTACCTCCATTGGAGAAAGCTGTATTGGCACAAACAAGTCACATACATTTTGCCTACACAGCCG GTTGCGAATGGCATCCACGCATAAAAACTGCTCGAAATCATTTCATATACAATGACTTGCCTCCTTTTATTATGGATTCATATGAAGAATGTCGTGACCCACCACGAATGCACTTGCTTGATAA ATTCGATACTGGTGGCCCAGGATCTTGCTTCAGGAGATATTCCGATCCAACCTTCTTCAAGAGAGTATCTGCAGTTTCTGAAGAACGGTACTCTGAGAAGACCGAAAAGGCTAGGAAATCCCGGAAAAGCAAG AAGAGACGGGCGTCACGAAGGAACAGCGAACTTTTGAGGGGCGAACAAATGCATGGAAATAGTGGCAG AATGCAATTTATTTCTCCCTCAATCAATGGCCGAAGTTCATCACAAACTGCCTCTACAATAGACATGACAATGAAATCGGATTTGGAAGATCGTTCAAATTCTTTTGATTCAAAGTCTGGTGCTGGCTACATTGAATGTGTTTTCCATCCAAGCAATTCTATTCAAGCTGATGAACTGGATTGCGAGGAACCATCCTCTTCAAAGTTGACGCAGAAAACCGAGACTCTTAAGTCAGTATCTCCTCCTATGGATGATAACATTTCCCACGATTCATTGGAAAAGCAAGTTGCATCTTCTTCATCTGGTGTTACTTGGGATGAAAAGGAAGAGATATTGGAATCCAATAGTCAAGCTTGTGAGACGGATAAAACTCCAGAGAGGCTTGTGGAAAAACAAAACTCGGATCGGCATGTTAATGAGGCTGTTAGCGTAGCAAATATTAGTTACAATGATATTCTATTTAATGAAGAAAGAAACCTGAAACCAGTCTTCAGAGAGATTCAAACAGGTGATATCGATAGTGAGCCTGATAATGATAATTTCATGGATGCTCTTAACTCAATTGAATCAGAATCTGAAGTTGATTTTGACTATGAAACAAAACGAGAGGTGCAGCGGGTTGCCTCGCACGCTACATGTGAAATGGTTGAAAATGGAGGGACTCAAACTCCTTCTAATTTATTTGACAACGATATTCCTGACTCGCTACAAGAAAATCCTCCTCTCATGTCCGAGTCGCATGCTTCTAATTTGGGATCAGCAACTATGCCAAATATTCTTGATATTGAAAAGGTGACCAGAGACACTGTTTACTCAAACAACGAAGCAATCAATGATTTGCCTGACTCGCCGCAAGAAATTCCTCCTCTCATGTCCGAGTCGCATGCTTCTAATTTGGGATCAGCAACTATGCCAAATATTCTTGATATTGAAAAGGTGACCAGAGACACTGTTTACTCAAACAACGAAGCAATCAATGATTTGCCTGACTCGCCGCAAGAAATTCCTCATCTCACATCAGAACCACGTGCATCTGATTTGGACTCTGCGAGTCCATCAGATGATCCTTACAGCAAGGAAACATTCGGGAATTTTCCTGACATGCTACCAGAAATTCCTCATTTCATATCAGAGCCACATGAATCGAATTTGGGATGTGTGAGTCCATCAGATGTTTCTGCCAGCAAACAAATATCCAAGAGTGAAGCTTGTTCTCATTCCTCTGCGAGTCCCATCTTGGAAAGGGATCCTCATACAAGTGATAATTTTGCTTTGGATCACTTAGTAGGGACTCATACCTCCATTGATTCTTCTACTGTTAATGATACAGTGTCAGCACCAATTAGTACTGATACATCATTTTCTGGCTCAAAATTATCAGACGAAAAAACTGGTAAGGTCAATAACATCTTCAAATATGAAGACACGCATAAAGAGTCTTTTAGTGATAATTCGGTTAGGTTCTGGACTAATGGTGGATTATTAGGACTCGAGCCATCAAAACCTCCTGACTTTACCATGTCAAGTTCCTTAAACCAAGGGTCTTTGATGTCGAATAATGAGATGAATGGTGGTTCGCTTGGCAATTCAATGCAAAAAAGCAATGGTTCAACTTACAAAGAGGGTCAGGAATCATCAGAAAAGGTTACTCAACAGACTCTAAAGGAATCAAGTTCTAGATATGATGATCAGGCTTGTACATCTGAAAATACCTCTCGGGGTTCTCAGCAGAGTAATGGTCACACTAAGAGGAACATTTTGGCAGAACGAAATGTATCTGCATCTGGAACGGTTCTCTCAGCAGCAGCTGACACAAAGGATTGTGCTGAAACGGACCAGAGGAATGGTGAAAACTCGTCACAGGTGTTTGGACTTGGCCATAGATTATTAATAAAAAGCTTCAACCGCAAAGTTTCGTTTGACGAAAAATCTGGACCTTATGGTTCTTTGAAATCTGTTATATTGGAACAGAGTGAACAAAATGGCATTGTAAGACAGCTACATCCTGAGACAACCTTCAAAGAGAAAGTTAGTTTCAGATATCCTATAGATTCACTCCCTCCTTCACCGCCACTCGAACATATGAAAATATCTTTCCAACCTCTCAGTGGACTTGAGACCTCCAAGCTAAAACTGCAATTTCCCGATGGAAGTAATCATCATGAAAGTATAACAGATATGTTTCCTTCGTTCCAATTGGTACCAGAGTCCTCCATTCCGATGGACGATTCAGGCTCTCACTCCGACGGTGATGACACGTTCTGTAGATCATCTCCTTGTGCATCCTATGATTGTCATACCCCTCGCTCGGACTATGACTCTGATCAGTGGGAGTCCGATGAAACTCCCGAAAGCAGTGACCATGGCGGCATACATGATTCTCCTCACAGAAGCTCATCAACTGAATCTATCTTAAGTACCAAAGAACATGACAGAATGTCCAATAATGACACTGACGTAAAAGACGATCATACGAATCGCGTGGAATCTTCCTTATCCGGGCCTTTACTTGATTTTCCATGTTTCGAAAACGTGAATCCTGTAGTTGAGAATGAAAGCAATCAACAACATGAACACAGTAATGATGTTATGTCGCATAGTTATGCAGAGCCTACTCGACCACCACCACCACCTCCTCCAGTTCCTCCAACACAATGGAGAGTCACAAAACCGCAGTCGGACAAGTCAAATGAGATACAAAATTCTATATCCGATGATGCTGAACGAATCAAAGCTCAAAGTCTTCCAGAATCTAATATCTTCGAACAACCTAAGCATACTGAGGTTGAGCAAATACAACATAATCAAGACGGTCACGAGTCTTATGATACTGTTATACATAAATTGAAGGAAAAG CTGGGTCCACCGAAGTTGAATAGTCAGAAGGAAGTTAATCAGTTGAGAATGGGACATGAGACAGATGAAAGAGAAGATTTCCTTTATCAAATCAGAACCAAA TCCTTCAACCTGAGGCCTACAGTAACAGGAAAGTCGAACACTTCAACGGGTCCCACTGCAAACGTCCAAGTTACAGCAATTTTGGAGAAAGCAAATGCAATCCGTCAG GTTGTCACGAGTGATGAAGGCGAAGACGACGATGATACCTGGAGTGAtacatga
- the LOC127102382 gene encoding uncharacterized protein LOC127102382 — translation MKLHIKEQLRKISYLETTDMKPPSQPIKTKGAQNKMKPTLKENSTTRPPSYFEHVYKVFSDSPTLKSQRSVVKGDRINKPPLTPPPPKIIFIDEMLVFMHKYIERIVNVAGDGNCGYRAVSSLLGKGEDNHTLVRHQLIQELRTHKESYTRFYGKREKFDEVYESLVPCLSGPTLEAKWMRFPDTDHLIACVYDSVCVDLTQYSFSETFFPLRTAPPQNPNDRIYMYWVIFKIKIFCSGLLETGMPYTTYIT, via the coding sequence ATGAAACTCCATATCAAAGAACAATTGAGGAAGATTTCCTATTTGGAAACTACCGACATGAAACCACCATCTCAACCGATAAAAACAAAAGGTGCTCAGAATAAAATGAAGCCTACACTGAAAGAAAATTCGACTACACGACCCCCTTCATATTTTGAACATGTTTACAAAGTTTTTTCCGACTCACCAACTCTAAAATCTCAAAGAAGTGTTGTCAAAGGAGATCGCATTAACAAACCACCTCTTACGCCGCCTCCACCAAAAATTATATTCATCGACGAGATGCTCgtttttatgcacaaatacatcGAACGAATTGTCAATGTTGCGGGGGACGGTAATTGTGGTTATCGAGCAGTTTCGTCTTTACTCGGTAAAGGAGAAGATAATCATACACTTGTCCGCCATCAACTTATTCAAGAGTTGAGGACGCATAAAGAATCATACACACGATTCTACGGAAAGAGAGAAAAATTTGATGAAGTTTATGAGTCTCTTGTTCCTTGCCTTAGCGGTCCGACACTGGAGGCAAAATGGATGCGCTTCCCTGACACGGATCACCTAATAGCATGTGTGTATGATAGTGTGTGTGTTGATCTGACACAATACAGTTTTTCAGAAACCTTTTTCCCACTGCGCACCGccccacctcaaaatccaaatgatcGTATTTATATGTATTGGGTGATTTTCAAAATCAAGATATTTTGTTCAGGTTTACTTGAAACTGGGATGCCTTATACCACTTACATCACATGA
- the LOC127108434 gene encoding protein SCAR3 isoform X2 has product MPLVRLQVRNEFGLGVPELYRDVNREDPKAVLDGVAVAGLVGILRQLGDLADFAAEVFHGLQEQVMTTASRSHRLMIRVQNIEASLPPLEKAVLAQTSHIHFAYTAGCEWHPRIKTARNHFIYNDLPPFIMDSYEECRDPPRMHLLDKFDTGGPGSCFRRYSDPTFFKRVSAVSEERYSEKTEKARKSRKSKKRRASRRNSELLRGEQMHGNSGRMQFISPSINGRSSSQTASTIDMTMKSDLEDRSNSFDSKSGAGYIECVFHPSNSIQADELDCEEPSSSKLTQKTETLKSVSPPMDDNISHDSLEKQVASSSSGVTWDEKEEILESNSQACETDKTPERLVEKQNSDRHVNEAVSVANISYNDILFNEERNLKPVFREIQTGDIDSEPDNDNFMDALNSIESESEVDFDYETKREVQRVASHATCEMVENGGTQTPSNLFDNDIPDSLQENPPLMSESHASNLGSATMPNILDIEKVTRDTVYSNNEAINDLPDSPQEIPHLTSEPRASDLDSASPSDDPYSKETFGNFPDMLPEIPHFISEPHESNLGCVSPSDVSASKQISKSEACSHSSASPILERDPHTSDNFALDHLVGTHTSIDSSTVNDTVSAPISTDTSFSGSKLSDEKTGKVNNIFKYEDTHKESFSDNSVRFWTNGGLLGLEPSKPPDFTMSSSLNQGSLMSNNEMNGGSLGNSMQKSNGSTYKEGQESSEKVTQQTLKESSSRYDDQACTSENTSRGSQQSNGHTKRNILAERNVSASGTVLSAAADTKDCAETDQRNGENSSQVFGLGHRLLIKSFNRKVSFDEKSGPYGSLKSVILEQSEQNGIVRQLHPETTFKEKVSFRYPIDSLPPSPPLEHMKISFQPLSGLETSKLKLQFPDGSNHHESITDMFPSFQLVPESSIPMDDSGSHSDGDDTFCRSSPCASYDCHTPRSDYDSDQWESDETPESSDHGGIHDSPHRSSSTESILSTKEHDRMSNNDTDVKDDHTNRVESSLSGPLLDFPCFENVNPVVENESNQQHEHSNDVMSHSYAEPTRPPPPPPPVPPTQWRVTKPQSDKSNEIQNSISDDAERIKAQSLPESNIFEQPKHTEVEQIQHNQDGHESYDTVIHKLKEKLGPPKLNSQKEVNQLRMGHETDEREDFLYQIRTKSFNLRPTVTGKSNTSTGPTANVQVTAILEKANAIRQVVTSDEGEDDDDTWSDT; this is encoded by the exons ATGCCTCTGGTGAGGTTGCAGGTGAGAAATGAGTTTGGTTTGGGGGTGCCTGAACTCTATAGAGATGTTAATAGAGAAGACCCTAAAGCTGTTCTTGATGGTGTTGCTGTTGCTGGACTTGTTGGGATCTTGAGACAGCTTGGTGATCTTGCTGA TTTTGCAGCAGAGGTTTTTCATGGTCTGCAGGAGCAAGTGATGACAACGGCTTCTAGGAGTCATAGATTGATGATTCGTGTTCAAAACATTGAAGCTTCCCTACCTCCATTGGAGAAAGCTGTATTGGCACAAACAAGTCACATACATTTTGCCTACACAGCCG GTTGCGAATGGCATCCACGCATAAAAACTGCTCGAAATCATTTCATATACAATGACTTGCCTCCTTTTATTATGGATTCATATGAAGAATGTCGTGACCCACCACGAATGCACTTGCTTGATAA ATTCGATACTGGTGGCCCAGGATCTTGCTTCAGGAGATATTCCGATCCAACCTTCTTCAAGAGAGTATCTGCAGTTTCTGAAGAACGGTACTCTGAGAAGACCGAAAAGGCTAGGAAATCCCGGAAAAGCAAG AAGAGACGGGCGTCACGAAGGAACAGCGAACTTTTGAGGGGCGAACAAATGCATGGAAATAGTGGCAG AATGCAATTTATTTCTCCCTCAATCAATGGCCGAAGTTCATCACAAACTGCCTCTACAATAGACATGACAATGAAATCGGATTTGGAAGATCGTTCAAATTCTTTTGATTCAAAGTCTGGTGCTGGCTACATTGAATGTGTTTTCCATCCAAGCAATTCTATTCAAGCTGATGAACTGGATTGCGAGGAACCATCCTCTTCAAAGTTGACGCAGAAAACCGAGACTCTTAAGTCAGTATCTCCTCCTATGGATGATAACATTTCCCACGATTCATTGGAAAAGCAAGTTGCATCTTCTTCATCTGGTGTTACTTGGGATGAAAAGGAAGAGATATTGGAATCCAATAGTCAAGCTTGTGAGACGGATAAAACTCCAGAGAGGCTTGTGGAAAAACAAAACTCGGATCGGCATGTTAATGAGGCTGTTAGCGTAGCAAATATTAGTTACAATGATATTCTATTTAATGAAGAAAGAAACCTGAAACCAGTCTTCAGAGAGATTCAAACAGGTGATATCGATAGTGAGCCTGATAATGATAATTTCATGGATGCTCTTAACTCAATTGAATCAGAATCTGAAGTTGATTTTGACTATGAAACAAAACGAGAGGTGCAGCGGGTTGCCTCGCACGCTACATGTGAAATGGTTGAAAATGGAGGGACTCAAACTCCTTCTAATTTATTTGACAACGATATTCCTGACTCGCTACAAGAAAATCCTCCTCTCATGTCCGAGTCGCATGCTTCTAATTTGGGATCAGCAACTATGCCAAATATTCTTGATATTGAAAAG GTGACCAGAGACACTGTTTACTCAAACAACGAAGCAATCAATGATTTGCCTGACTCGCCGCAAGAAATTCCTCATCTCACATCAGAACCACGTGCATCTGATTTGGACTCTGCGAGTCCATCAGATGATCCTTACAGCAAGGAAACATTCGGGAATTTTCCTGACATGCTACCAGAAATTCCTCATTTCATATCAGAGCCACATGAATCGAATTTGGGATGTGTGAGTCCATCAGATGTTTCTGCCAGCAAACAAATATCCAAGAGTGAAGCTTGTTCTCATTCCTCTGCGAGTCCCATCTTGGAAAGGGATCCTCATACAAGTGATAATTTTGCTTTGGATCACTTAGTAGGGACTCATACCTCCATTGATTCTTCTACTGTTAATGATACAGTGTCAGCACCAATTAGTACTGATACATCATTTTCTGGCTCAAAATTATCAGACGAAAAAACTGGTAAGGTCAATAACATCTTCAAATATGAAGACACGCATAAAGAGTCTTTTAGTGATAATTCGGTTAGGTTCTGGACTAATGGTGGATTATTAGGACTCGAGCCATCAAAACCTCCTGACTTTACCATGTCAAGTTCCTTAAACCAAGGGTCTTTGATGTCGAATAATGAGATGAATGGTGGTTCGCTTGGCAATTCAATGCAAAAAAGCAATGGTTCAACTTACAAAGAGGGTCAGGAATCATCAGAAAAGGTTACTCAACAGACTCTAAAGGAATCAAGTTCTAGATATGATGATCAGGCTTGTACATCTGAAAATACCTCTCGGGGTTCTCAGCAGAGTAATGGTCACACTAAGAGGAACATTTTGGCAGAACGAAATGTATCTGCATCTGGAACGGTTCTCTCAGCAGCAGCTGACACAAAGGATTGTGCTGAAACGGACCAGAGGAATGGTGAAAACTCGTCACAGGTGTTTGGACTTGGCCATAGATTATTAATAAAAAGCTTCAACCGCAAAGTTTCGTTTGACGAAAAATCTGGACCTTATGGTTCTTTGAAATCTGTTATATTGGAACAGAGTGAACAAAATGGCATTGTAAGACAGCTACATCCTGAGACAACCTTCAAAGAGAAAGTTAGTTTCAGATATCCTATAGATTCACTCCCTCCTTCACCGCCACTCGAACATATGAAAATATCTTTCCAACCTCTCAGTGGACTTGAGACCTCCAAGCTAAAACTGCAATTTCCCGATGGAAGTAATCATCATGAAAGTATAACAGATATGTTTCCTTCGTTCCAATTGGTACCAGAGTCCTCCATTCCGATGGACGATTCAGGCTCTCACTCCGACGGTGATGACACGTTCTGTAGATCATCTCCTTGTGCATCCTATGATTGTCATACCCCTCGCTCGGACTATGACTCTGATCAGTGGGAGTCCGATGAAACTCCCGAAAGCAGTGACCATGGCGGCATACATGATTCTCCTCACAGAAGCTCATCAACTGAATCTATCTTAAGTACCAAAGAACATGACAGAATGTCCAATAATGACACTGACGTAAAAGACGATCATACGAATCGCGTGGAATCTTCCTTATCCGGGCCTTTACTTGATTTTCCATGTTTCGAAAACGTGAATCCTGTAGTTGAGAATGAAAGCAATCAACAACATGAACACAGTAATGATGTTATGTCGCATAGTTATGCAGAGCCTACTCGACCACCACCACCACCTCCTCCAGTTCCTCCAACACAATGGAGAGTCACAAAACCGCAGTCGGACAAGTCAAATGAGATACAAAATTCTATATCCGATGATGCTGAACGAATCAAAGCTCAAAGTCTTCCAGAATCTAATATCTTCGAACAACCTAAGCATACTGAGGTTGAGCAAATACAACATAATCAAGACGGTCACGAGTCTTATGATACTGTTATACATAAATTGAAGGAAAAG CTGGGTCCACCGAAGTTGAATAGTCAGAAGGAAGTTAATCAGTTGAGAATGGGACATGAGACAGATGAAAGAGAAGATTTCCTTTATCAAATCAGAACCAAA TCCTTCAACCTGAGGCCTACAGTAACAGGAAAGTCGAACACTTCAACGGGTCCCACTGCAAACGTCCAAGTTACAGCAATTTTGGAGAAAGCAAATGCAATCCGTCAG GTTGTCACGAGTGATGAAGGCGAAGACGACGATGATACCTGGAGTGAtacatga